Below is a genomic region from Caulobacter rhizosphaerae.
GAAGGTGGGAGCGTGGGTCATGAGCGTGTCGCTCCGTTCCGCAGGTCCACACCACTCGCATCGCGGCGGCGGATTGATTTCCAAAGGTTCGACAAGCCACCCTCCTCTGATTGAGCTTCGAGGCTAGGGCGCTGCGTCGGAAGGGTTCAATTCGTCCATGGTCGCACTCCTATCCCCACCGGGCGTGTCGCGTTCGACCTTGGTCTAGCTGGGCTTGGCGCCTCGCGCTGCGCGGCCCCTCGGCGCTCCCTCGGATCGCACCGACAGTCGACGCGCCCGGTCTCGGGGCCGCCTCGCGCCCAATGATCACGTTCGCGCTAGCAGAAGGTCGAACGCGCCTAGACCTTGGTCAGGTGGAAGCGGGGTCTGGATCACGCTAGTTTGAGCTAACGCCGGACAGGCGGGACAAAGGCCCCTCGTGGCGCCGCCGCACGTCACGCCCCAGACAGCCGAAAGATCAGATTCTGGAACAGCTCTATCGCGACATCGAGCGCCTGAGCCTCCTGCCCGAAGCGTGGAAGGGCCTTGACCCGACCTCGATCGCAGAGGGCGTGCTCGACACCCTGCTCGACATGCTCGCGCTGGATTTCGTGGGCCTGCGCTTCAACGACACCACACACATCTTCCTGCGCGTGGCCCCGGCTTTCGGCGATACGTGTCCGGCGGAGGCGATCCGCGCCGCCCTGGAAACCTGGTCCGCCACCGGCGCGCCCGAGGTCATGCAGACCGTGGGCGGGGGGGCGATGTCGGTGGTCCAATGCCCCCTGGGCGAGAACGCCAGCATCGGCGTGATCCTGGCTGGCGCGCGCCGCGTCGCCTTTCCGGATCGGATGGAGCTGTCGAAGCTCAGGCTTGCCGCGTCACAGGCCGGCCTGGCGTGCCGCGAGATGCGCGACCTCAGCGACCGCCAGCCGCCCGCGGATTTCCGCGACAAACCCCTCTCCGAGGCGGCCTTGGCGGAAAGCGAATGGCGGCTGCATCTTACCATCAACACCATCCCGACCATGGCTTGGTCGACCACGTCCGATGGACTGATCGACTTCTGCAACCAGAACTTCGTCGACTATGTCGGGTGGACGGCCGAGGAGATCAGCGGCCAGGGCTTCTGGCCGATCTTCCACCCGGACGACACCGCGCACCTGCTGGCCTCCTGGCAGGAGATCCTGGCCACCAAGCGCCCCCGCGACGTCGAGGGCCGCATCCGGCGCGCCGATGGCCAGTACCGCTGGTTCGTGCTGCGGCAGAACCCGCTGTTCGACGCGGATGGCGTCGTCATCAAGTGGTATGGCGCCGGCGCCGACATCGAGGATCGCAAACGCGCCGAGACCGCGCTCGAAGTGGCTCAGGCCGCCCTGCTGGCCAGCGAGCAGAACCTCAACCTGATCATCAATTCGCTGCCGGTCCTGGTCTGGTCGGCGCGGCCCGACGGCAGCGCCGATTTCATCAATCACAGCTGGCGCGAGTACGCCGGGGAACCGGCCGACAAGATCCTGGAATGGGGCTTCCTTGATCTCTACCACCCCGACGACGTGGCGGGCATGGTCGAGATCTGGAAGCGGGACCTGGCCCACAGCGATCAGACCTCGCTGAAGGGGCGTATCCGCGGCGCCGATGGCCAATACCGCTGGTTCTATTTCGCGGGCCGCAAGCTCACTGACGCCAATGGCGTGGTGCGATGGTTCGGATGCAACGTCGATATCGAGGACCTGCAGCGGAGCGAGGACGCTCTACGGACGAGCGAGACCGCCCTTCGGGAAAATGAGCGCCGGCTGCGGCACATCATCAATGCGGTGCCCGGTCTTGTCTGGTCGGCGGACGCGGGCGGCGCGATCACGTTCCTGAGCCAGCAATACCTGGACTATATCGGTCAAGGCGCGGCTTCGGCCTTGGCGGGCGGCTGGATGGACGCGATCCACCCGGAAGACGCCGATGGGCTTCTCGGCGCGTGGGCGCTGGCCTTGGCGCAAGGCCGCGCCAGCGAACACGAAGCGCGGCTTCGGCGCGCGGACGGCTGCTATCGCTGGATGCTCTTCCGCGCGAGCCCGTCCCACGACGAGACCGGACGGGTGATGGAATGGTTCGGCGTCAATATCGACGTCGAGGACCGCAAGGATGCGCGAGATGCGCTTCGGGCCAGTGAAGCCGCGCTGCGTGAAAGCGAGCGGCAGCTCCAGCAGATCGTCTCGTCGATCCCCGGCCTGACCTGGAAGGCCGACGCCGAAGGCAACATCACCTTCTGGAGCCAGAGCTTCCTGGAGTATGGCGGCGCCACGAACGAGGAGATCCTCGGCTATGGCTTCATGAACTACCTCCACCCGGAAGATCATGAGCGGGTCCTGGAAGTCTGGAACGGCATTCTGCAATCCGGAACCCAGGGGGAGTCGGAGGTGCGCATACGCCGGGCCGACGGCCAGTACAGGTGGTTCCTGTGGCGAGCCAGTCCGTTCTTCGACGGCGCTGGCAACGTCACCCAGTGGTTCGGCATCAATGTCGACATCGAAAACCGCAAGCGCGCTGAGGAGAACCTGCGTCAAAGCCAGAACGAACTGGCCCACGCGACGCGGATGACGACCATGGGCGAACTCGCGGTTTCGATCGCACACGAGGTCAATCAGCCGCTGATGGCGGTCGTCACCAACGCCGGGGCGTGCCTGCGCTGGCTGAATGGCGACCCGCCGGATCTGGCCATGGCGCGTCAGGCCGCCGAGCGCATCGTGCGAGACGGGCACCGAGCAGGCGACATCATCACTAGCCTGCGCAATCTAGCGCGCAAGTCCGCGCCGCGCTTGGATCGGGTATGCCTAGATCAGGTCATCCCGGTGGTGCTTGACCTGCTGCAGGGCGAATTCAGGCGCCACGGCGTTGTCGCCAAAGCGGAGCTCGGCGATTTCAACATCACCATCCGCGGCGACAGCACCCAGTTGCAGCAGGTCGTGCTGAACCTGGTCATGAACGCCGTCGAGGCAATGGCCAGCGCAGCGGCGAGCGCACGCCGCCTGACCGTCAGCGCCGAAATCCACGACGGCGATGCGCTGGTTACGGTCGCGGACACCGGACCGGGGTTGGGGACCGATGACCCCGATCGCCTGTTCGAGGCCTTCTTCAGCACCAAGACCGAGGGAATCGGCATGGGCCTTTCAATCTGCCGCTCGATCATCGAAGCCCACGGAGGCAGGATCTGGGCTTCCAGCAACGGGGCGCGTGGCGGCGTCTTCAGTTTCACCCTACCCTTGGCGGAAGGATACGGCGTTGATGTCTCCAACGGCTAAGGACGGCGAGGGCGAGCGCGTCGTCGCCGTTATCGACGACGACGAAAGCGTTCGCGAAGCGCTGCGCGGTCTGTTCCAATCGGTGGGCCTGGTGGCGGAGCTCTACGGCTCGGTGCAGGCGTTCATCGACGCCGGCCAAATGGAGCGTGTTGGATGCATCGTGCTGGATATCCGCCTGCCGGGTCGCAGCGGCCTTGAGTTCCAGGAGGCCCTGGCCAGGAGCGGCGCGGCCCAGTCGGTCGTGCTCATCAGCGGCCACGTCGATGTCCAGATGGCGGTCCGGGCCATGAAGGCCGGCGCCATCGACGTGTTGACCAAACCCGTGCGCGAGCAAGATCTCCTGGAGGCCGTGAACAGGGCCTTGGCCGCCGACCGGCAACGCCGGGAAGAGGCCAAGGGCGGGCAGGCGCTGCGCGCGCGACACAGGACTCTCTCCGAACGCGAGCGGCAGGTTTTCGCCTTGGTGGCGGCCGGCTTGCTGAACAAGCAAATCGCCGATCGCGTCGCCATCACCGAAGCGACCGTCAAGCTTCACCGCAGCCAGGTCATGAAGAAGATGGAGGCTGGGTCCTTGGCCGATCTGGTGCGGATGGCCGACCTGCTGGCCAAGGCCGAGGCGAGCCCGGAACTCTGAGCCGGGCGTCTCGCCGGGGACGGGTCGCCCGTCCCCGGCGGCGAGGGCTCAGGCCTCGTTCATGAAGCCGCGCAGCAGGGCGTTATATTGCTCCGGTTTCTCGTTCATCGTGAGGTGCGAGCACCCGGTCATCACGGCCAGGCGCGCCTTGCCCGCGATGCCATCGCGAAGGGTCTCGTGGCAGTCGAGGGTGATCTCGTCGAACTCGCCGGTGGTGATCAGGGTCCTCTGGCTGATCGCCGTGAGGTCCTTGCGACGATCCCAGTCCTTGATCTTGCCGACGATGGTGAACTCGTTAGGCCCGTTGAGCACGCGATAGGCCGGCGATTTGGAGAGCGCCTCCAGTGTCGCCAGCACCTCGGGGCTCGGCGAGACCCGCAGAACAAAGGTGTCGTAGAACTTCTGAACCAGCTCCGCGTACTCGGGCGTAGCCGTCTTACCCGCCTTCTCCAGGGCATGAATCTTGGCGCTCCAGCCTTCAGGCATGGTGGCGAACAGGCGATCGAAGCCAGCCATGACCTGGGGGATGCTGGCCATGGCGCCGCTCAGGATCAGGCGCTCGACGCCCCTGCCCCGCCCTTGGCATAGATACTCCACGGCCAGCAAGGCGCCCCACGAGTGGCCAAGCAGGAGAACCCGGTCCAGACCCAGAGCGGCGCGCACGGCGTCCACCTCATCGACCGAGCGCTGGATCGAGTAGACGCTCTCGTTTTCGGGCGCGTCCGCTCTGCCGCAGCCCAGCTGATCGTAGAAGATCACCGGGCGTTCGTCAGCCAGGGCCTGCAGCGGGAGGAGATAGTTGTGCGACGAACCGGGGCCGCCGTGCAGCGTCAGCAACGGCGTCTTGCCGCCCGATCCGAACTTTCGCCAAAAGATCCTGCCGCCAGGCACGGCGGCGTAACCCTCGGTCTGGGGCGCGGCGGCGAAGGCGGCCGCCGCCGAGGTCGCCATGGCGGCGCCCAACAGTTTAGCGCCCGATCGCAAGGCGCGCCGACGGGTCCAGTTGCTGGTGGTCATGGTCGATACTCCGGAAGATGACTGAAGGGCTCCCCGCACCTGAACAGCGTCTAGCGCTTGCGCGCAGGCGCCACGAGAAAGCGAAATGAAACTCAAGATTTCCAGGAAGGGGCTTGCCGCTCTCGCGGCCGTGCCGCGCTAGGCCGACAACCGACTCGTGGCGGCTTGGCGCCGCCACCGTCCCGGTGTGCACCCCATGAGATTGCCGAACGTCCGCGTAAAGTGCGCTTGGTCGGCAAAGCCGCACGCCAAGGCGATCTCACAAAGCTTGCCCGCGCCGCCGACCAATAGCCCTCGCGCGCGTTCGACGCGCCGCGCGGCCACGAATCTTGAGAAGGTGACGCCAAAGGACTGGCGAAACCGTCTGGAGAAATAGCCCGGGCTAAGACGGGCATGAGCCGCCGCCGCGCTCAGCGACATCGCACCGTGCAGGTCTGCGTCGACATAGTCGCGGACCCGCTTGACCTGCCACGGAAGTAGGCCTGTCCAGCGCTCCCCTTGCGCGCGCGCCGACGGATCTTGCCCGGCCTGCCGCTCACGGCCGTCGCCGAAGACATCCAGGCGCAAATCGAGCCGCGCGCGGGCGGTCGGAACAAGGGTCATCAGACCAGGCGCATTCGCGGGCATGACCGCTGGGCGCATCGTCGAAAGGCTTTGGGCACACTGCATGGGTCGTCTCCGCCATGGGGATTTCACCCGGCAGCCTAGGAGAGACGCGCACCGTCATGGCGTTAAGTGCAGTAAACCTCAGTCAAGTTTGATCTTCAGCGATCTTGGCGCCCAGCGAGTGCGAAACACGAGAGACTGGGTCGCGCCAGGCGCGGCCCTTGGCGTGGCGCCGGAAGACGACCGTCAGGCCGGTGCTCACTCGGCGCTAATCGCCGCCAACGAATACCGCCAGCGACGGGCGCGAAGACCTTATTGTCCTCAATCACATCCTCCAAGGCACCCGCGCCGTAGATCATGGCGCGTCGGCCGAGGCGCGCCCCCACCAAACGAAACACTGTTTCCTAATGCGCGCCGCCGAAGAAATCCGTCTCATCGGCCCTAGCTCCACTCCGCGGCTCTTCGCCTCGCCCA
It encodes:
- a CDS encoding PAS domain-containing sensor histidine kinase, yielding MLDTLLDMLALDFVGLRFNDTTHIFLRVAPAFGDTCPAEAIRAALETWSATGAPEVMQTVGGGAMSVVQCPLGENASIGVILAGARRVAFPDRMELSKLRLAASQAGLACREMRDLSDRQPPADFRDKPLSEAALAESEWRLHLTINTIPTMAWSTTSDGLIDFCNQNFVDYVGWTAEEISGQGFWPIFHPDDTAHLLASWQEILATKRPRDVEGRIRRADGQYRWFVLRQNPLFDADGVVIKWYGAGADIEDRKRAETALEVAQAALLASEQNLNLIINSLPVLVWSARPDGSADFINHSWREYAGEPADKILEWGFLDLYHPDDVAGMVEIWKRDLAHSDQTSLKGRIRGADGQYRWFYFAGRKLTDANGVVRWFGCNVDIEDLQRSEDALRTSETALRENERRLRHIINAVPGLVWSADAGGAITFLSQQYLDYIGQGAASALAGGWMDAIHPEDADGLLGAWALALAQGRASEHEARLRRADGCYRWMLFRASPSHDETGRVMEWFGVNIDVEDRKDARDALRASEAALRESERQLQQIVSSIPGLTWKADAEGNITFWSQSFLEYGGATNEEILGYGFMNYLHPEDHERVLEVWNGILQSGTQGESEVRIRRADGQYRWFLWRASPFFDGAGNVTQWFGINVDIENRKRAEENLRQSQNELAHATRMTTMGELAVSIAHEVNQPLMAVVTNAGACLRWLNGDPPDLAMARQAAERIVRDGHRAGDIITSLRNLARKSAPRLDRVCLDQVIPVVLDLLQGEFRRHGVVAKAELGDFNITIRGDSTQLQQVVLNLVMNAVEAMASAAASARRLTVSAEIHDGDALVTVADTGPGLGTDDPDRLFEAFFSTKTEGIGMGLSICRSIIEAHGGRIWASSNGARGGVFSFTLPLAEGYGVDVSNG
- a CDS encoding response regulator transcription factor is translated as MAASSVSPYPWRKDTALMSPTAKDGEGERVVAVIDDDESVREALRGLFQSVGLVAELYGSVQAFIDAGQMERVGCIVLDIRLPGRSGLEFQEALARSGAAQSVVLISGHVDVQMAVRAMKAGAIDVLTKPVREQDLLEAVNRALAADRQRREEAKGGQALRARHRTLSERERQVFALVAAGLLNKQIADRVAITEATVKLHRSQVMKKMEAGSLADLVRMADLLAKAEASPEL
- a CDS encoding proline iminopeptidase-family hydrolase, which gives rise to MTTSNWTRRRALRSGAKLLGAAMATSAAAAFAAAPQTEGYAAVPGGRIFWRKFGSGGKTPLLTLHGGPGSSHNYLLPLQALADERPVIFYDQLGCGRADAPENESVYSIQRSVDEVDAVRAALGLDRVLLLGHSWGALLAVEYLCQGRGRGVERLILSGAMASIPQVMAGFDRLFATMPEGWSAKIHALEKAGKTATPEYAELVQKFYDTFVLRVSPSPEVLATLEALSKSPAYRVLNGPNEFTIVGKIKDWDRRKDLTAISQRTLITTGEFDEITLDCHETLRDGIAGKARLAVMTGCSHLTMNEKPEQYNALLRGFMNEA
- a CDS encoding helix-turn-helix domain-containing protein — translated: MQCAQSLSTMRPAVMPANAPGLMTLVPTARARLDLRLDVFGDGRERQAGQDPSARAQGERWTGLLPWQVKRVRDYVDADLHGAMSLSAAAAHARLSPGYFSRRFRQSFGVTFSRFVAARRVERARGLLVGGAGKLCEIALACGFADQAHFTRTFGNLMGCTPGRWRRQAATSRLSA